In a single window of the Rhodamnia argentea isolate NSW1041297 chromosome 2, ASM2092103v1, whole genome shotgun sequence genome:
- the LOC115739472 gene encoding early nodulin-like protein 1, which produces MHIYFAPVAKKSKRKPQNMAKQQKRHLHSLQSSCSHWPTKTPLFVELRSHAKPKRKREFGLFLAELLVCSTSSMAIPLLRLDRQMKRVFRVMVVLLWVTMLARRSEEYEFTVGDAQGWTVPANSSAKALNRWAERSRFQIGDSLVFVYPPGQDSVLYVNHDDYNNCNDGSPMEKYVDGHTVFKFNHSGPFYFISGNKDNCHKNEKLEVVVMADRSNKTSSTVSPPPSGNNGTAPSPAPSGEESPPSPAGMAPAPASQTKKSGAASVFVGFTGSIGAFVASSLLLTF; this is translated from the exons ATGCACATATACTTTGCACCAGTGGCTAAGaaatccaaaagaaaaccaCAGAACATGGCAAAGCAACAAAAGCGTCACCTCCACAGCTTGCAAAGTTCATGCAGCCACTGGCCTACAAAAACCCCACTCTTCGTCGAACTCAGATCACATGCCAAGCCCAAACGGAAGAGAGAATTCGGACTTTTCCTTGCTGAGTTGCTCGTCTGTTCTACTTCTTCGATGGCAATTCCTCTGTTGAGATTAGATCGCCAAATGAAGAGAGTTTTTCGAGTGATGGTGGTCTTGCTCTGGGTGACGATGCTGGCGCGACGGAGCGAAGAATACGAGTTTACCGTTGGAGATGCCCAGGGTTGGACTGTCCCTGCTAATTCCAGTGCAAAAGCCTTGAATCGGTGGGCAGAAAGAAGCCGTTTCCAAATTGGAGACTCTCTAG TGTTTGTCTACCCGCCCGGCCAAGACTCAGTGCTATACGTGAACCACGACGACTACAACAATTGCAATGACGGGTCGCCTATGGAAAAATATGTCGATGGCCACACGGTGTTCAAGTTCAACCATTCAGGACCATTTTACTTCATAAGCGGAAACAAAGACAACTGCCACAAGAATGAGAAGCTGGAGGTGGTTGTGATGGCTGACAGGAGCAACAAGACCAGCAGCACAGTTTCACCGCCCCCATCGGGAAATAATGGCACTGCCCCGTCCCCGGCTCCTTCTGGTGAGGAGTCTCCTCCTTCACCGGCTGGTATGGCTCCGGCTCCCGCCAGCCAAACAAAGAAGAGCGGTGCTGCTTCAGTGTTTGTCGGTTTCACTGGCTCTATTGGAGCATTTGTTGCTTCATCTCTACTTCTGACATTCTAG
- the LOC115735775 gene encoding protein disulfide-isomerase 5-3-like gives MISSRNIKSIDFYRKIPRDLTEASISGAGLSIIAALAMMFLFGMELSNYLSVSTSTSVIVDKSSDGDFLRIDFNISFPALSCEFASVDVSDVLGTNRLNITKTVRKFSIDRNMKGTGSEFHSGPVAHAIKHGDEADEEYAEGSVPLTSHNFERVSHQYPILVVNFFAPWCYWSNRLKPSWERAAKIIRERYDPEIDGRILSGKVDCTEQPELCRRNHIQGYPSIRIFRKGTDLREDHGHHEHESYYGNRDTESLVKMMEELVAPIPVESEKHVSSTDNSTDNIKRPAPSSGGCRIEGFVRVKKVPGSLIISAHSGAHSFDTSEMNMSHVISHLSFGRKISPRVMSDAKRLIPHLGGSHDRLNGRAFINQRDIGANVTIEHYLQIVKTEVITRGSHKLVEEYEYTAHSSLVQSLHIPVAKFHFELSPMQVLITENSKSFSHFITNVCAIIGGVFTVAGILDSILYNTFRLMKKVELGKNI, from the exons ATGATTTCGTCGAGGAACATCAAATCCATCGACTTCTACAG GAAAATTCCTCGAGATTTGACCGAGGCATCAATCTCGGGCGCAGGTCTATCCATTATAGCTGCTCTTGCCATGATGTTTTTATTTGGAATG GAATTGAGTAATTATTTGTCTGTCAGCACCTCTACATCCGTTATAGTCGATAAGAGCTCTGACGGGGACTTTTTGCGAATTGACTTTAATATCAG CTTTCCTGCACTCTCCTGTGAATTTGCATCGGTTGATGTGAGTGATGTGTTGGGAACA AACAGGTTGAATATAACCAAAACAGTGCGTAAATTTTCTATTGATCGTAATATGAAAGGTACGGGCTCTGAGTTCCACTCTGGTCCAGTTGCACATGCCATTAAGCATGGAGATGAAGCTGATGAGGAATATGCTGAAGGTTCTGTTCCGTTAACTTCTCATAATTTTGAGAGAGTTTCACACCA GTACCCAATTTTGGTCGTTAATTTTTTTGCTCCTTGGTGTTACTGGAGCAATCGCCTG AAACCATCATGGGAGAGGGCTGCTAAGATAATAAGAGAGAG ATATGATCCAGAAATCGATGGACGTATTCTTTCAGGAAAGGTTGATTGCACTGAACAACCAGAATTGTGTCGCAG gaACCACATACAAGGGTATCCATCCATTCGCATTTTCCGTAAGGGAACTGATCTTAG GGAGGACCATGGACACCATGAACATGAGTCATATTATGGAAATCGAGATACAGAGAGCCTGGTTAAG ATGATGGAAGAGCTGGTTGCGCCAATTCCTGTGGAGTCTGAAAAGCATGTTTCATCTACTGATAATTCAACAGATAACATAAAAAGACCAGCTCCTTCATCGGGAGGCTGTAGAATTGAAGGATTTGTGCGGGTAAAGAAG GTCCCTGGCAGCCTTATCATCTCAGCTCATTCAGGAGCCCATTCTTTTGATACATCGGAAATGAACATGTCACATGTCATATCACATCTGTCATTTGGTAGGAAGATTTCCCCTAGAGTGATGAGTGATGCAAAGAGGTTGATACCTCATCTTGGTGGAAGCCATGACAGACTGAATGGCCGAGCATTTATTAATCAGCGTGATATAGGTGCAAATGTTACT ATAGAACATTATCTTCAAATAGTCAAGACAGAGGTGATAACTAGAGGGTCCCACAAATTAGTTGAGGAGTACGAGTATACAGCCCACAGCAGCTTGGTGCAGAGTCTGCACATACCTGTCGCGAAATTCCATTTCGAGCTCTCTCCCATGCAG GTTTTAATCACGGAAAACTCGAAGTCCTTTTCGCATTTTATCACCAATGTTTGTGCAATAATTGGAGGTGTTTTCACG GTTGCTGGTATTTTGGACTCAATTCTTTACAACACATTTAGATTGATGAAAAAAGTGGAGTTAGGCAAAAATATCTGA